GTGGGGCTGTGGGGCTCTAAATTTATGGTTCGATTTATGCTTAAGCACAAGTTGTCTCATGTTTTTGTTCTGGACACAGAACTGCTCAAATCTTATCCATTTAGTTGTTTTTTCATGTACAGCATATGGACAACCATGGGTTGAGTTCTCCTGTCTGATGACTTGCTGGTGTGACTGataggaacaggtcatttAGCATCCAACGAGCCCATGTACCCCCCCTTCCATTGTATACTTGCACGACCCAACCCCCGGTGTCGTCGCATTTTCCTTTGGGTATAAAACCACGTTTTCGAAATCGATATTATAGCACGGGTGCACATTTGAGCATGAAACAGATGCCACCTTCATCGAAGTGCTCTCAATATAGCCCGTAAAATTGACAAATGCGACATCGGAAATACTCATCAAACTGGTGCCCGAATACGAGCCATTGTTTCCACTGTCCTGTGTGATAGCAGGTCCAGCATTGGCTCCATGGATTTCAAAGTTTGACAGCGACACATTCCGAATGCTGCCCCAGCCACCCCCGCAAGCGAGTCCAGCACTCTCATACGAGCTCTGTGGTACAAGTGCACCGACCCACGTTTTGATATACGCACTGTTGTGCATGTCCTCGTTGTATCGGATCACCTTGACCTGGTCAATACGGATATTAGCCACACTGGAGTTCTCCTGATATTGGCCCAGACTGCCTATAGCAATCCCATTTCCACCTCGACAGGTGACATTGTGGATATCGATATTGTACGATCGTGGTTTGATCGCCACACAGTCATCGCCGCCTTGGTATATGAAATTACTTAATTGGATATTCTGCGCATCCATCGTATCTATCGACAGTGTTAGTCAATGGCGAGGAAACCGGAGTGATGGACATACCAAATCCGTCTGTATTCTGGACCCAATTCTCGCCGTATGGTGCATCCACCGCAGTCGCATTGCAGTAGATATTATTGAAGCGCATGTTGGTTCCGTTCATAATATTTATGCTCCACAACTGAGGATCTTTGACATGGAAATTTTCCACACTGACCTCTGATACATTCCAAAATACAAACGGCATCGGTCTGCCGGGCTGCGTGTCGCCTTTCTCGGCTGTGTACCATGAATTCCCATTGCCATCAATACCACCAGTACCGTGTCCGTCGATCGTGATATTGTGGCCTGTGATAATGAATCCAGCAGCGTGGTTTTGAAAGGCAACTGGGTACGAATTCTTGCGCCAGTAATCCAGGTCATCAGAGAACTAGCCCAGATTAGTTGCATTATCATTGGCTCTAGTGACAGCCCACTTACTGTCCATTTCCCGCGCCATTCAATTGCTATATTATTTACAACGGGATTCAATCGAGTACCGATCCAGTAGGCTTGGTCCTCTGGAAAGATGATCGTACCACCATTGCCACACCGGTGGAAGGCTTCCAGCAGGTTAGGAACATCATCTTTCTGGTTTCCATTGGCTTTCACAGTGCAGACATTTGAGCTGCGTTCTTCATTTGCACATACAACAATTGACAGTGCCAGCCCTAAGGGCAGGGCCAGGGAAGGAGTACCGAATAATCGCATGGTGACCTCGGACTCAACAACTAGACTTGACTGTCTAactttccatttttgaagTAAAGAACACTGTCTTTTATCCCCCGGTGATAGCACTCTGCACCCTCCTTGGATATTGCGTGTTACACTCGGTGGTCTTTACACCGAGTAGACATCGCGGAGAAAATCGGCTGCGGGGAAAAGACTCTAGTTTGCAGCAAAAAAGTTGACTTTCTAAGCTTTTCTGATTATTTTTAACGTCGATCTTTGCACAAATCCTGTAATGATCAGCATCGTTGCGTTGATTCTTCCACCTATCGCGAAAATGCAATAATGAAGCTccccccaattccaccgtTGCACAGCTTGACCATCACCGTCTATAGTATTCTCTATCATCAATATTCTTCaggttttttttcaaattttttttttttcattttgttCAAAACACAGATTTTTCTCTTCCCATTCAGCTACCAATGTCACAGCTATACTGGCACAGCATCGTATTGATTCTTTGGTCTTTCTTCTCGCTATCGGTTGCAGACACTTGTTGGCGTAATACCACTTGCTCTGGGCCAACCGACACTGCGTTCAGCGGGCCATGGGAAAAGAACATATATGCACCGGCTTCACGAACAGTACGACCAACCTCAACCTTATCAGAGTTGAAAACCAACGCTGTCGCGGACTCCTCGCGTCCATACAAAGCAACATTACACGGCAACGGATCACTAATTGTATTTGACTTCAGTATTGAAGTAGGTGGCATCGTCCATATAGACTACACCTCCACCGGCAGTGGAGCGCTAGGGCTGGCATTTACAGAAGCCAAAAATTGGATTGGAGAGTGGTCGGACTCGTCAAGCGCTCTGTATCATGACGGCGCGTTGTATGCAAATATTTCGTCAGCTGAGAAGGGCACATATGTCATGCCAGACCAATACTTGCGGGGTGGATTCCGGTATCTGACGGTCTTCTTGGTCACAGATGATTTGGCCAGTGTTCATATTGACAATTTGAGCTTAGAGCTTGCGTTTAAGCCCACCTGGGCTAATCTCCGAGCTTATCAGGGATACTTTCACTGCAGTGATGAGCTTTTGAATCGTATCTGGTATAGCGGGGCATATACTCTGCAGACGAATGAAGTCCCTGTGAATACTGGTCGTGTTACAAAGGGTATCACATCTGGCTGGGTGAACAATGGAACTCTTGGCCTGGGAGACACAATCATTGTAGATGGCGCAAAGCGAGATCGTGCAGTTTGGCCTGGTGATATGGGCATTGCCATTACTTCGGCTTTTGTGAGTCTGGGAGACTTGGAAAGTGTCAAAAACGCTTTGCAGATTATGTACAATACCCAGGTGAGTTCTACTGTCCTTTTCCCCTTTGGGTATAGATCTGACCAGGCTGGAAATTATAGAACAGAACAACTGGCGCATTTGATGAGTCAGGACCACCGTTGAGTCAGAAGGACTCGGACACATATCACATGTGGTCTATGATCGGCACCTATAAATATGTGCTTTATACCAATGACACTGACTTCTTGTTGGCGAATTGGGATGGTTATCAGCATGCCATGGAATATATATATGGAAAGGTGACTTATCCCAGCGGGCTTTTGAACGTTACAGGCACACGAGACTGGGCGAGATGGCAGCAAGGCTATAACAATTCGGAAGCACAGATGATGTATGCTGTAAATCCACTGTGCAGAAGCATCTCCAGCTAACGTATTCTAGTCTCTACCAGACCCTTCAAACAggagcatctctctctctgtgggCTGGAGACTCCACTAATCTCTCAAGCATCTGGAGCTCTCAGGCCGCCAATCtcaagaaagccatcaaCACTTATTGCTGGGACGAGTCACATGGCGCCTTTAAGGACAACGCAACTGAGACATCTTTACATCCACAAGATGCTAATAGCATGGCAGTTGTGTTTGGTATTGTAAACGAAGAGCGCACAACCCGCGTTTCAGAAAAGCTTCTCAAGAACTGGACACCCATAGGGGCCGTGGCTCCTGAGTTGCCCGAGAACATTGCCTCGTTCATATCCTCTTTCGAGATCCAAAGTCACTTCATTGCCCACGAGCCTGCCCGCGCATTGGAACTCATTCGTCGCAGCTGGGGTTGGTATATCAACAACCCGAATGGCACAGAGAGCACCATGATTGAGGGCTATCTACAGAACGGGACTTTCGGGTACCGGATGGACCGTGGGTATGGCTATGATCCATCATACGTTTCACATGCGCATGGCTGGTCCTCCGGTCCGACCTCAGCGTTGACAGAGTATGTTGTTGGTCTCTCTGTGGTCTCCCCATTAGGATTAACGTGGAAAATCGTGCCACAATTTGGAGATCTGGAGTTTGCCGAGGCTGGCTTTATCACCTCTCTTGGAAAATTCAAGGCATCTTGGGCTTTGAATTCAAATGGATATGTGTTGGCTTTCTCGGTTCCAAAGGGTACTGTTGGGAATGTCACTTTGCCATATGTCACCGCGTCGAAGAAGCCTTCGATTACCATTGATGGTGACGAGTTGATGATAGAAGTGGCTTACGTCGATGGTACTGCCACTTTTGAAGTAACTGGTGGCTCTCACGAGGTAGTTGTCAAATAAGCATTATCCAAGGGCCAGATCTCGTCGATGGAATTTCTAGATCTCAAGGTGCATACACCGCCGTTCTCTATAGACAATTGGTCATTTAACTAGCCACCATCAAGCTGTGTCTAATCTCACATAGAATATGGAGAACGCTAACATTatcaacaaaaaaaaaaaaaagagctaTCTCATTCCATCAAAGTCATCTGTTGACAGATGACGATGTGGATGATGCCATATCACGTGAATCTCCACACTCCATCTCCGTCACCCGCCAATCCTGCCCTCGAGATTCCTCATCAAACGAACCAAGCTCAAAATGGCCTCCACTCTCCGCCAGAACCCATGGCGGGCCTACCAAAGCCTCACCCGCCAACAAATTCGCACAACACGCCTCTCCTCCCGGCATCTTTCTACCTCCTCCCTCCGCTCCAATGCAACCAATAACCCTCTCCGCTCCCGAGCATCGGCAGCGGCGGATCTCCAGCACGCCTCCCAAGCTCAGCGGAGAATGATCCTCTCCGCAGCTGGCATAATAACTTGCGCAGTCGGTCTCTACGGCGTCATCAAGCTAGACCTATTCGGACTTGACGAACTAGACACCACAAAAGATAACAAGACCACATCCGTACCCCCGAAGAATGGCGCAATGCGCATGGACGGACCAGTCGGTTTCCCCAGCGGCGGCCCATCATTAATAACCATTCAGGGGCAAGACAAACTCGAGCAAGTGCCAACAGGAACAAGCACAATCCCCCACTTCCCAAGCACAATCCGACTCCCCACATCCGAAGCTACAGAAGGCAAGCAAACCGGCGACGATCTAGCCCCGTCCACTGGAGAAGAATACCAACTACTAGGCCTCGGTATTCGCACCGTCTCCTTCCTCTCAGTCCAAGTCTACGTGGTCGGCCTGTACATTGCGAAATCCGACATAACCGAGCTACAACGGCGCCTGCTGCACACAGCAATCCACCCGCCCACTCCCGGCGCCGATGCCGACGCCGCCATTTCTGGCGTTGGCGCGAACGCCGCTACCTCCCTCGTCTCGCCGGAGCGCCAGCAGCTCAAGGAACTTCTCCTTGACGCGGAGCGCGGCGACGCCGCCTGGTCTGCTATCATCAAGGATAACGGTATTCGCACTGCATTCCGCATCGTGCCCACCCGCAACACCGACTTTATGCATTTGCGCGACGGCTGGGTGCGTGGCATTACTGCGCGCGCGCAGGCGAAGAAGGCTGCAGAGCCCGGCGAGTTCCAGGATGAAAGCTTTGGAAGTTCGATGAATGATTTCAAGGCTGTTTTCGGTGCTGGGAAGGGGAAGTCGGTGCCGAAGGGACAAACGCTTGTTTTGATGCGGGATGCACATGGCGTTTTGGATGCGCTTTTCCAGCCCGGGGCTGATAAGCCGGTTAAGTGGATGGGGCGCGTTGCTGATGAGCGCATTAGTCGGCTTGTCTGGTTGAATTATCTGGCTGGCAAGACTGTTGCGAGTGAGGGGGCCCGGACGAGTATTGTCGAAGGGCTGATGTCGATTGTTGAGAGGCCACTCGGAACCGTTGTGCAGAAGGTTATCTGATTTAATCTCTTGGGCTGaggttttggttttggttttgtTTGTATTAACATACCTGTACGTTAGTCGCCGTTCACTTTTCTACCCCCCCTGTTGGCTCTACAAAACATTCCCCAGAGCTATCTGACAATGTTCCGTCCTACTCAATACACTTTTCACGCTGGAAAATGGTAGGGCTCTCTTGGTCCCCCCCAAGTCCAAGCCATGGAAAGAAATAATCCCATTGCACAGGTTTACTAGACCTAAGAAACGTTTAACTGGTAGATGGAAGGTCAAGGCTATGCAATGATAAGCTGTTCTCTAGTGTAGTTTGTTTTCGGGACTAAAGCCTCGGGACATTCTTGCTTTGGTGACAACACCGCTTAGATTGCACCCGCGGCCTTGAGTAGATCCTTCAGGTCCTTCCTACCCTGGAGGTCGGAGTTGCCGCCGATGTGCTTCTTGTTGATGAAGATGTTGGGCACAGTGCGCTGGCTTGAGATCTCGGCAAGAGCGCTCTGGATAGCAGCTCCCTCCTCTGTGATAAAACTCACATTAGcgattgaaaaaaaaaaaaaaggttgagATGAAAGATGGATCAGAAATCATATTTAATTGCTCCGATTGGACAGAATCAAAGAAGCAATGCGAAaagcaaaagagaaagacTCACCCTCCAGATCCAGCTCGAGAGTGGTGTACTTCGCGTTCAGGCTGTCAAGCAATTTCTTGGAAGAGTCACAGTAAGGACAGTATGACTTGGAGAAAACGACGACGGCATTGTCGTTAATGAGAGACTGAGCACGGGTCTTTGCGGCGGACATGGTAGCGGGATTTGGGCCGGCGAAGGAGCCGAAAAGACGGGTGAAGATGGACGAAATGGTGGGCGGTTTGTGAAGAAAGGGCAAGAGGCAATGTCTCCTTTTATAGGCTGTTCGGGGCGGGGTACAGACAAAAAGTTGAGAGGATTGGTTGGCTATTCCGTCAAAATTGCGGGATTGATTGCGGCGATGATGTCAGGTGATATTTGTCAGCTGGAAAGCTCTCATCGAGACCCTTTGTATCTTTTGTTTGGGGTAATGTTGAGATGGCTATCTATGATCTGTATAGTTTTTAGATGTCTACACATAACAGCTTGATAAACTAGCCAGCCGGTTGGCACGGCATCTACATGCTTGTAAGTACAAGCAGCAATTCTATGCAAATACGTATTCATCCATTCAATCTGATATCTGCATCTGGCATTCAACGTACGGGCAAACTCTAGGATCTGACTGCTCTCGCCAGCGGGTAGAGCAGATcaaagaaggaggaggaaagATCGCTAGCGAGAAGGATTGGGAATATGGAAAAAAGAGGCTTTCAAGATGTGTCAGAGAGAAATCCAAAGAttggagaaaaaagaaagagaaccATAGGGCCACGAAAGTCACAGGCAGATATAGGGATGAGAAGGACGAGTGCACGCCACAAGTTATGTTTCTTGCAAGGTGTGAGACCCTCGTTCCAATCCCATCCACAATCTTGAGCAAGCGTTTTAAACTTCCCTCTTACCACCTTGGTAGGAATAGCATAGATCacaatcaaaaaaaaagaggggCAGTGACAAGGAATGGATGCGcggaagaaaaacaagaatgGTCATGCTCTAATATCGAAGAAGGAAGCTGGATTAGGTAGCAGCCTGAAGAAAATTGAACTCAAGGTGAAGAAATGCCCTAAATCGCAGGATATAAAGTCACAGAACAGAACACCATCCCGCCGGAGACGCTGGAAATAAATTAAAAGGAGAGAGATAAGGGAATCAAGCAAAAATGCAAAGATCAAAGCCTTGTTGGGGAAACGGACGAGAGATTGGACAGATGATTGTAGAGTAGGAGGACATCACATCACAATGCAGCATccactcttctctttcttcggtGGCTGCTGCGCAGTGACAACTGGAGGGCTCCAGTTAGGGTTGGGGTTTGGTGGCAGCCCCATTGGGGGGGTGTCCTGCACCTTGGGCATGGTGCTGTAGCCGGTACTCGTGTTTGGACGGGGTGGTTCTGGGCTCTTGGACGACTGAGGGGGCAACTCTTCCAGCTCTAGAGTCTCAACCGGTTGCTGTTCTGGCTCGACCTTTGTGGCTACGGGAGCTGGCGCGTCGAATGGGTGCACTGCGAGGGGCGCGAAGTTGCGGTCGTACGTATTCGGTGTCCGGCCTTCCTTCTCCCACTGTTCCTGCATGATCTTTTTGGCGACGGTCGGAATCATCTGTTGGTCTGGTGGAAGGCGAGGATCGGGCTTGTACATGGTTGCCAACCACGGCGGATCTCCTTCAGGCCGGTTAACAGCTACTGGAGAACGATTTTCACCTGGCCGGGTGGTAGGGCGCTGCATGTTGTTCCCGGAGACAGCACGAGATCGAGGAGCGCTCGCCTTCCTGTTCGTGGATGGAGCAGGGGTCTTTCGGTTGGTAGCGCCTGTGCTCTTGACTGTCTTCTTGCCCGGGGGGCTCTGTGCACTGCCTAATCCACAGCTGTCTGGTCGGCTTTCTGGAGAAGGAGTCGAACGATATTTCTCAATGTCGATATGCCCACTGGCTCTGCGGCCGTGTGACGGCcgttcatcttcatctgttGCGGCACGGTTCTGTGAACTGCGAGAATCGCGGCCCATTGCGCCAGAGATGGGAACCGGACTGACTGTAGAGATGGGTATTCGGGAGGCGCTTTTTCCAAGGCTTGGCTGGCTGTAGATGCTGGCGGCTGCGTCATCTGCGGCAATCTCCTCTGGTCGGCGGAGATCCCAATGCTCCCGCACATTGCCATCTACGTTACCAGTTACATCCCGCTTGCCGGGTTCTTCTTTCACTTTCGGCCAGGGTTCGGAGTATTCTGTCGTGGGTGAGGTCGGAGTACCAGTCCCATTAGCAGTCTGCTGCATATCATGGCTCCTCCCACGTCCCACGCTCGATTTGCTTTCTCCTCTCATTCGTCGCTGGAAGAGAATGGTTGCCTGGTGGAGCTCCTCACTCTCAATCTTCGCCAGCTTGTCTCGGTGAATCCATTGTTCCTGATTCGTCTGTCCATCCAGGTGTAATTTGGGGCCATCATCACCTTCCTCGGACTCTTTGCGACCAGCTCCCTCGAGACCCAAAGCATCTCGCACACGGCTTGCTTCACTCCCACGTCGGTTGAGACTGGGTTCCTTCCGTCCTCGGGTTGAGGCTAAGTAGGGCGGTTCATGTGCGTAGGCATTGCGCGAGACCGAGGAGCTGCGTGAGCCGTTCGAGGCACGCTGCCGAGAAAACTTTGCGCGGGTGGAGTTCGAGTCATGCGAGTTGCGTCGTTTCGATGAGTGGTAACTTTCCTGCGGGTCAAAGGGGGATCAGCGCTTTTTAGTTCCTTTCCAGTTCTTGAGCTACCAGGTTAGAGACTGGAATGCCACATGGAGTAATCTTACCTCGTCCACAAGTGGCACCGCAAAATCCCATGGCGAGCCATCCACAGGCGATGCTAAGGCATCTGCAGAATATGCCGTAGCGACGCCCGCCATTCCAGAGGTTACTGTTCACAATTTAGAAAGGCCAGTCCAGCTGTAACCCGGTTCAAGAGTCGAGATTGCCGTGGAAATGGGTTGTCGGATCAAGCCATTCCAGGTAGAGTCGGCAAGTGGAGTGTAAGGGGGTCTACCGAAAGCAGCAAATTATCAACAGACACCCTTATTGACTACAACTGCAGGGGGTGTATTTTTCCCAGGTTGTCAAGCTTGGTTCAATGAGTGAGAGCTGCTGGCGGGGGGAGGCTGGGTCCGAGGGCTTTCCGAGGTCTCGCGGGGTCCGAGTTGAATGTTGAGACAAGGGAAGTATACCAATATGGTAAGGTAGATTGAGAGGCTCGAGATTAGAGAAGAGAAGGtagagaagagaagatcacagggcaaaaaaaaaaaaagagggaaaCCCTACGGTGAGTCGTGGAAGAGAGGTAGCCAGAGTGGGAATAGTACTGGAAATGGTCTGAACCAAGTCCACTCGGTGCAGCGTACTTCGTACATACACATCGATTTACGGAATACACACTCTGGGTATTTGTGAATACATAATCCCATACATGGATCATACGTCTATCTCACAGATTATTCAATAATCGTTCTATGTGTTCGATAGACCTATGTTTCCAGAAAAAATCCGAGGATTCTCGCACCTTTTAAGGCCGTGCATTGCCCCTGAACCATGTTGATCACCCCGAGATGCCGCTAAATTGATCTTGACAGCAACGGTGAAAATGCGAAAATACGGGAGTatttcttcctctcccacTTGGTGTATACCTACAACATGACCCCAAGGGGAGAGAGATTGGAGCGAGGGGAAATGAATGGggatactccgtactccgtacatgccGGCAAATCATTCTGACAGGTTTAATCTTAATTTAGTCTTTTGGGGAAATCGCAAAGTGGATACATCGCAAATACGCCAATCCCTCCATGCAAAGAAACCCCCCGGGGATGTTGATAGGTTCCAGAAGATGGAAAGATGGAAATATGGAAATATGGCCCAATAGAACAACCCCTCGGTATGAGATTGATACATGTCTACGTATATCCGTCACCCAATTTCAAATCCCATACACAGCGAAATGGGGAGCCGAGTTAGGCAACTGATGAGCTATGTTACAGCTATGCAATTCTATCCAGCTCGCCGAGGACCACCTGCGTATCCTTGATGAGGGCCCGGCGTGCACTGCGAGCCATCTCATCACCATTAGGCTCGATCCCATCCGCCTTCAACTGGATTTGTGCGACGATCGTCTCAGCCAATTTCTTATGTTCATAATCCCGCTTCTTTGGATCGGTGGGCGGGTTCGCAATGTATTCCTCACAAAGTGGCTTCATCTCCTGCTCAAACCATCCGGCCAAAGCAGTGACCTGTTCCAGCGGTGTACGCAGCAACTTAAGGTTGGGCGGCGGGGCGGGAACGCCTGAGTGGCCTGACGACGTAGGCCGTGGCGGCCGAGATGAACCGGGGTCTTCTACGCCGACAGGTGACTTCTTGCCATTgcgtttcttctttttcgagTTCTTGCTCTTTCCACTCGTCGGTGTGGGAGGGGACGATGCGTCTCCTGCACTAGTGGGACGGGGGAGCGGCGGCGGTGATGGCGCCGACGTAGTTACAGGACTGTTTTGTCCGTTGTCGTCGGAGGATCCCGCTCCTGTTTCGGATACCACGCATAGCACCTCGGAGTGCTGCTTGAGCCCCTCGGCTTTGCATGTCCGCGCATTGTTCTTGAGTAGCTTTCCCTTGTATAGCAGTCTCACACATTCCGGATGGCCGGCTCCTGTGCTCTTGGCAGCAGCCTCCCGTAGGTCTCCGATGGTCAAGATACCGTCGTCGATCGCGTATGCGCGGAAGCGCAAAGGGTAGATGGTGCCACGGTGGCGGAGGGCAATGATATCGGGCTCAGTATCATCTACCGGCGGGTCGGCGATGTCTGAGGGTGTGATATAGCTGAAGTCTCCATCGTTAACCTGCGGGTTGGATGCGGGAGCGTAACTCGGCGTGCGGCGAAGTAATTTAAAGGGGTTGCGCCAACTCATCACGGCGACAGTGAACAGGCAGGCAGCAACAGCTGCAAACAGGGCGATGGACTGGTTGTCTGGGGCAAATGGCAGCTTTCGCGCGAGAGGACCGAGGGACGTGTTGGAAAAATAGGTGAGAATAGTGTCCAGTTGATGGCGGAGGGAACGTAAGTGAATAGGGAGGACGTCGGTGACCTGGTCTATGTATACTACGCACTTCTCGCCCAAGGTGGACTGAGCGAGGATTGGGGGCAGTAAAGTCATGGATCTCTGTGAAGGGGAGGAGGGAGCAGACGGAAGTCGAAGCCATGCCCCCCAGGTTGTCCGGAGTAGGCAGATAAGGCGGAGAGCACTTTTTTTGCCATCGCATGGAGCAATTGGTGTGCTCAGAACAAAGGTGTGCCTGCCCAGTAGATCGCCTGATTTCAAATCGAATCTTTGGGTGTGGGAATCATGGTGGCAATTGGAATGATTGAGATAAATGGAAACATGCCTTGTGTACCGCGAGGCTGCCT
The nucleotide sequence above comes from Penicillium digitatum chromosome 1, complete sequence. Encoded proteins:
- a CDS encoding Extracellular exo-polygalacturonase, putative; its protein translation is MRLFGTPSLALPLGLALSIVVCANEERSSNVCTVKANGNQKDDVPNLLEAFHRCGNGGTIIFPEDQAYWIGTRLNPVVNNIAIEWRGKWTFSDDLDYWRKNSYPVAFQNHAAGFIITGHNITIDGHGTGGIDGNGNSWYTAEKGDTQPGRPMPFVFWNVSEVSVENFHVKDPQLWSINIMNGTNMRFNNIYCNATAVDAPYGENWVQNTDGFDTMDAQNIQLSNFIYQGGDDCVAIKPRSYNIDIHNVTCRGGNGIAIGSLGQYQENSSVANIRIDQVKVIRYNEDMHNSAYIKTWVGALVPQSSYESAGLACGGGWGSIRNVSLSNFEIHGANAGPAITQDSGNNGSYSGTSLMSISDVAFVNFTGYIESTSMKVASVSCSNVHPCYNIDFENVVLYPKENATTPGVGSCKYTMEGGVHGLVGC
- a CDS encoding Alpha-L-rhamnosidase B, putative is translated as MSQLYWHSIVLILWSFFSLSVADTCWRNTTCSGPTDTAFSGPWEKNIYAPASRTVRPTSTLSELKTNAVADSSRPYKATLHGNGSLIVFDFSIEVGGIVHIDYTSTGSGALGLAFTEAKNWIGEWSDSSSALYHDGALYANISSAEKGTYVMPDQYLRGGFRYLTVFLVTDDLASVHIDNLSLELAFKPTWANLRAYQGYFHCSDELLNRIWYSGAYTLQTNEVPVNTGRVTKGITSGWVNNGTLGLGDTIIVDGAKRDRAVWPGDMGIAITSAFVSLGDLESVKNALQIMYNTQNRTTGAFDESGPPLSQKDSDTYHMWSMIGTYKYVLYTNDTDFLLANWDGYQHAMEYIYGKVTYPSGLLNVTGTRDWARWQQGYNNSEAQMILYQTLQTGASLSLWAGDSTNLSSIWSSQAANLKKAINTYCWDESHGAFKDNATETSLHPQDANSMAVVFGIVNEERTTRVSEKLLKNWTPIGAVAPELPENIASFISSFEIQSHFIAHEPARALELIRRSWGWYINNPNGTESTMIEGYLQNGTFGYRMDRGYGYDPSYVSHAHGWSSGPTSALTEYVVGLSVVSPLGLTWKIVPQFGDLEFAEAGFITSLGKFKASWALNSNGYVLAFSVPKGTVGNVTLPYVTASKKPSITIDGDELMIEVAYVDGTATFEVTGGSHEVVVK
- a CDS encoding Chalcone isomerase codes for the protein MASTLRQNPWRAYQSLTRQQIRTTRLSSRHLSTSSLRSNATNNPLRSRASAAADLQHASQAQRRMILSAAGIITCAVGLYGVIKLDLFGLDELDTTKDNKTTSVPPKNGAMRMDGPVGFPSGGPSLITIQGQDKLEQVPTGTSTIPHFPSTIRLPTSEATEGKQTGDDLAPSTGEEYQLLGLGIRTVSFLSVQVYVVGLYIAKSDITELQRRLLHTAIHPPTPGADADAAISGVGANAATSLVSPERQQLKELLLDAERGDAAWSAIIKDNGIRTAFRIVPTRNTDFMHLRDGWVRGITARAQAKKAAEPGEFQDESFGSSMNDFKAVFGAGKGKSVPKGQTLVLMRDAHGVLDALFQPGADKPVKWMGRVADERISRLVWLNYLAGKTVASEGARTSIVEGLMSIVERPLGTVVQKVI
- a CDS encoding Glutaredoxin Grx1, putative; the protein is MSAAKTRAQSLINDNAVVVFSKSYCPYCDSSKKLLDSLNAKYTTLELDLEEEGAAIQSALAEISSQRTVPNIFINKKHIGGNSDLQGRKDLKDLLKAAGAI
- a CDS encoding putative TeaA receptor TeaR (Eurofung); protein product: MAGVATAYSADALASPVDGSPWDFAVPLVDEESYHSSKRRNSHDSNSTRAKFSRQRASNGSRSSSVSRNAYAHEPPYLASTRGRKEPSLNRRGSEASRVRDALGLEGAGRKESEEGDDGPKLHLDGQTNQEQWIHRDKLAKIESEELHQATILFQRRMRGESKSSVGRGRSHDMQQTANGTGTPTSPTTEYSEPWPKVKEEPGKRDVTGNVDGNVREHWDLRRPEEIAADDAAASIYSQPSLGKSASRIPISTVSPVPISGAMGRDSRSSQNRAATDEDERPSHGRRASGHIDIEKYRSTPSPESRPDSCGLGSAQSPPGKKTVKSTGATNRKTPAPSTNRKASAPRSRAVSGNNMQRPTTRPGENRSPVAVNRPEGDPPWLATMYKPDPRLPPDQQMIPTVAKKIMQEQWEKEGRTPNTYDRNFAPLAVHPFDAPAPVATKVEPEQQPVETLELEELPPQSSKSPEPPRPNTSTGYSTMPKVQDTPPMGLPPNPNPNWSPPVVTAQQPPKKEKSGCCIVM
- a CDS encoding Ubiquitin supergroup; protein product: MTLLPPILAQSTLGEKCVVYIDQVTDVLPIHLRSLRHQLDTILTYFSNTSLGPLARKLPFAPDNQSIALFAAVAACLFTVAVMSWRNPFKLLRRTPSYAPASNPQVNDGDFSYITPSDIADPPVDDTEPDIIALRHRGTIYPLRFRAYAIDDGILTIGDLREAAAKSTGAGHPECVRLLYKGKLLKNNARTCKAEGLKQHSEVLCVVSETGAGSSDDNGQNSPVTTSAPSPPPLPRPTSAGDASSPPTPTSGKSKNSKKKKRNGKKSPVGVEDPGSSRPPRPTSSGHSGVPAPPPNLKLLRTPLEQVTALAGWFEQEMKPLCEEYIANPPTDPKKRDYEHKKLAETIVAQIQLKADGIEPNGDEMARSARRALIKDTQVVLGELDRIA